Below is a genomic region from Streptomyces sp. RPA4-2.
GATCGGGGTCCGCTCCTACCTCGGCGCTCCGCTCATCGACCGTACGGGCATCGCCCTCGGCACCGTCTGCGTCGTGGACCTCGAACCGCGCCCGTGGGGCAGAGCGGGCCTGGAGACCATCAAGACGATGGCGGCGGAACTGGTCGAGCAGCTCGGACAGCGGGAGGCGGGCGCGGGGTTCTGAGGCCGCGCGGCGCCGGCGGCGCGTGCGCGCCGCGTGGACGACGTTCCCCCAGGAACCGTGCCTGCCTGCCGTATCCGTCGCCGTGCCTGCCGCCGTACACGTCGTGCCCGCCGCCGTGCATGCCCTGCCCGCCGTACCCGCCGCGGCCGCCGGGGGTTGACGCCGCTCCCGCGGAGGAACGCTGTGCCCGAGCCACCCGACACGGCCCGGAAGGCACCCCATGACCGATCTGCGTCTCGGCGTTCTCGGCTTCGGCCTGCGCGGTCCCCTCGCGCTCACCGCCCACCGCCCCGGCCGGGGCTCACGCGTGAGCGTCCTCGCCGAACACGACCCGCTGCTGCGGGAGGCCGCCGCCGCCCGCATCCCCGGCGTCCGGACCGTCGACGACCACCGCGAGGTCGTCCACGACCCCGACGTCGACGCGGTGCTCGTCCTCACCCCGGACCACACGCACGCGGACCTCGCCGGCGAGGCGCTGCGCGCGGGCAAGCCCGTCTTCGTCGAGAAGCCCCTGGACATCACCATCGAGCGCTGCGACGCCGTCCTGCGCACCGCCTTCGAGACGGGCACCCGTCTCTACGTCGGCCACAACATGCGGCACATGCCGGTGATCCGTCTGATGCGCGACCTCGTCCGGGGCGGCGCCGTGGGGACCGTCAAAACCGTGTGGGTGCGGCACTTCGTCGGCTTCGGCGGGGACTGGTACTTCAAGGACTGGCACGCCGAACGCCGCTTCACCACCGGCCTGTTGCTGCAGAAGGGCGCCCACGACATCGACGTACTGCACTGGTTGGCCGGCGGCTACACGCGGCAGGTGCAGGCGCTCGGAGACCTCATGGTGTACGGCGGCAACCCGCATCGACGGGAGCCGGGGGAGCCCCGGTCGGAGGACTGGTACACCGAGGACGGTCACTGGCCCCCGCACACCCAGCGGGCACTCAATCCGGTCATCGACGTCGAGGACGTCTCGCTGGTCAACCTGCGCCTGGACAACGGGGTGCTGGCGGCCTACCAGCAGTGCCACTTCACCCCCGACTACTGGCGCAACTACACCGTGATCGGTGACGCGGGCCGGCTGGAGAACTTCGGGGACGGGCCCGGTGCCGTGGTGAAGGTCTGGAACAGCCGCCGCTCGGGGCACCGGGCCCTGGCCGACGCCGAGTACCCGGTGCCGGAGCCCCCCGAAGGCCCCGAGGACGCCGGGCACGGCGGCGCCGACCCGCTGCTGATCGACGAGTTCCTCCGGTTCGTGCGGGAAGGAGGGCGCACCGACACCTCCCCGGTCGCCGCGCGCATGGCGGTGGCCGCCGGATTCCGGGCCACGGAGTCCCTGCGGGACGGCGGCAGCGCGCGCGAGGTGCCCGCGCTCGACCCCGAATTGGTCGCCTACTTCGAACGGGGGCAGGTGCCCGGGGAGGGTAGGGGCCGGTGCGGGGCCCCGGGAATCCGACGTGTGAAGGAAAGCTGCGGCCGCGTTTAAGAAAACCTCGATGGACCAGGACTACGGTCGTACGGCAGATTCCTCAGGGAATACACCCCTCTCCCCGGTACGGGCCCCTTCGGCGTGCCCTGCCCCGGGGCCTCACCCACAGGAGCCGTTGCGTGAAGGCGCTGGTCAAGGAGAAGGCGGAGCCCGGGCTCTGGCTCGTGGACGTCCCGGAGCCGGAGATCGGCCCCGGTGACGTACTGATCAAGGTCCTGAGGACCGGGATCTGCGGAACCGACCTGCACATCCGCAACTGGGACGGCTGGGCGCAGCAGGCCATCACCACACCGCTGGTGCTCGGCCACGAGTTCGTCGGCGAGGTCGTCGCGACCGGCCGTGACGTCGACGACATCAAGGCCGGCGACCGCGTCAGCGGCGAAGGCCACCTGGTCTGCGGCAAGTGCCGCAACTGTCTGGCCGGACGCCGCCACCTCTGCCGCGCCACGGTCGGCCTCGGCGTCGGCCGCGACGGCGCGTTCGCCGAGTACGTCGCCCTGCCCGCCACCAACGTGTGGGTGCACCGGGTCCCCGTCGACCTGGACGTCGCCGCGATCTTCGACCCGTTCGGCAACGCCGTGCACACGGCGCTCTCCTTCCCGCTGGTCGGTGAGGACGTACTGATCACCGGTGCCGGACCGATCGGCCTGATGGCCGCCGCGGTGGCCCGGCACGCGGGCGCCCGCAACGTCGTCGTCACCGACGTCAGCGAGGAGCGCCTCGAACTCGCCCGCAAGATCGGCGTGAGCCTCGCCCTGAACGTCTCCTCAGCGACGATCGCCGACGGCCAGCGCGAGCTGGGGCTGCGCGAGGGCTTCGACATCGGCCTGGAGATGTCCGGCCGCGCCGAGGCGATGCGCGACATGATCGCCAACATGACCCACGGCGGCCGGATCGCGATGCTGGGCCTGCCCGCCCAGGAGTTCCCCGTCGACTGGTCCCGGATCGTCACCTCCATGATCACGATCAAGGGGATCTACGGCCGGGAGATGTTCGAGACCTGGTACGCGATGTCGGTGCTCCTCGAAGGCGGCCTCGACCTCGCTCCGGTGATCACCGGCCGATACGGCTTCCGCGACCACGAGGCCGCGTTCGCCGAAGCGGCCGGCGGCCGCGGCGGCAAGGTCATTCTGGACTGGACCCTCTAAGGAACTGATGATGTTCGATTCCGTACGCGACGATCTGCGCACCACCCTCGACGAGATCCGCGCCGCCGGGCTCCACAAGCCCGAGCGTGTCATCGGCACCCCGCAGTCCGCGACCGTGAGCGTCACCTCGGGCGCCCTTCCCGGCGAGGTCCTCAACTTCTGCGCGAACAACTACCTCGGCCTCGCCGACCACCCCGAGGTCGTCGCCGCCGCCCACGAGGCCCTCGACCGCTGGGGCTACGGCATGGCGTCCGTGCGCTTCATCTGCGGTACGCAGGAGGTGCACAAGGAGCTGGAGGCGCGGCTGTCCGCGTTCCTCGGCCAGGAGGACACGATCCTCTACTCCTCCTGCTTCGACGCCAACGGAGGCGTCTTCGAGACCCTGCTCGGCGCCGAGGACGCGGTGATCTCCGACGCCCTCAACCACGCCTCGATCATCGACGGCATCCGCCTCTCCAAGGCGCGTCGCTTCCGGTACGCCAACCGTGACATGGCCGACCTGGAGGCCCAGCTCAAGGAGGCGTCGGACGCCCGGCGCCGTCTGATCGTCACGGACGGCGTCTTCTCGATGGACGGCTATGTCGCTCCCCTCCAGGAGATCTGCGACCTCGCCGACCGCTACGACGCGATGGTCATGGTCGACGACTCGCACGCCGTCGGCTTCGTCGGCCCCGGCGGCCGGGGCACCCCCGAGCTGCACGGCGTCATGGACCGCGTCGACATCATCACCGGCACCCTCGGCAAGGCGCTCGGCGGCGCGTCCGGCGGCTACGTCGCGGCCCGCGCGGAGATCGTCGCCCTGCTGCGCCAGCGCTCGCGTCCGTACCTCTTCTCCAACACGCTCGCTCCCGTGATCGCGGCGGCGTCCCTGAAGGTTCTCGACCTCCTGGAGTCGGCGGGCGACCTGCGCGAGAGGCTCGCCGCGAACACCGCGCTGTTCCGCTCCCGGATGACCGCCGAGGGCTTCGACATCCTCCCGGGCGACCACGCGATCGCCCCGGTCATGATCGGTGACGCGTCCGTCGCCGGGCGCATGGCGGAACTGCTCCTGGAGCGCGGCGTGTACGTGATCGGCTTCTCGTACCCGGTCGTCCCGCAGGGCGCGGCCCGTATCCGGGTGCAGTTGTCCGCGGCGCACTCGACGGACGACGTGAACCGCGCGGTGGACGCGTTCGTGGCGGCGCGGGCGGAGCTCGAAGGCTGAAAGACCCGTGTGACCTGAGAGAATCGGTCGCATGATCGAAGCGCGGCGGCTCCACATCCTCCGTGCGGTGGCCGACCACCGCACGGTGACGGCGGCTGCCGCCGCGCTCTATCTCACGCCTTCGGCGGTCTCCCAGCAGCTGACCGCCCTGGAGCAGGAGACCGGGCACCGGCTCGTCGAGCGGGGTGCCAAGGGCGTACGGCTGACTCCCGCCGGTGAGATCCTGCTCGGCCACACGCACGCCGTGCTGGCCCAGCTGGAGCGGGCCGAGGCCGAGCTGGCCGCCTACAGCTCGGGTTCCGCAGGCACGGTCACCGTCGCCGCCTTCGCGACCGGCATCGGCCTCGTGGTGGCTCCCGCGCTCGCCCGCCTTGCCGTCACCGCCCCCGGTATCCACGTCCGGGTGCAGGACGCAGAGGGCGACGCCAGCCTGCCGATGGTGCTCGACCGGCAGGTCGACATCGCGGTCGCCGTCGAGTACCGGGGTGCCCCGGCCGCGGACGACCCGCGACTGACCCACGTACCCCTGTACGCCGAGCCGTTCGACGCGGTGGTCCCGGTCACCCACCGTCTGGCCGACGCCGACGAGGTACCGCTCGCCGAACTCGCCAAGGACCCCTGGATCGGCCAGTACCCCGGCAATCCCTGCCATGACGTGGTGGTCCTGGCCTGCGAGAACGCGGGATTCGAGCCGCGTCTCGAACACTCCTCGGACGACTTCCGCGCCGTCGTCGCCCTCGCCTCCGCCGACGCGGGCGTCGCGCTGGTGCCGCGCTCGGCCCTGATCGGCATGGACCTCACGGGCGTGGTCGTGCGCCCCGTCGACGGGATCGCGCCCACCCGCCGGGTCTTCGCCGCCGTACGGCGTGGCGCGGAGGGGCATCCGCTGATCCGTCCGGTGCTGGACGCGTTGGCGCGGGCCGCGACCGTGGAGTGACGTCCATGACGTCCATGACCCCGTCACCTCCATGACCCCGTCACCTCCATGACCCGGTGACGTCCATGACCCCGTGACGTCCATGACCTGCGGCCGATGCCGATCCCGGTCCCGCCACCTCGGCTGCCGTCGCCCCCGATCCCGCTCTCCTTCCGTTTCGTATCTGGGATAGCATCTCGAATATGGGAACCGATCCGCAGGAAGCCGTCGACGTCCGCCTGGGGGCCCGGCTCGCCGAGCTGCGGGCCGAACGGGGCTGGTCGCTGGCGGAGCTGGCGGACCACAGCGGGGTCAGCCGGTCCACCCTGTCGCGGGCCGAGCGCGCCGAGATCAGCCCCACGGCCTCGCTCCTCAACCGCCTGTGCGCCGTGTACGGGTGCACCATGTCGCAGCTGCTCAGCGAGGTCGAGGCGGAACCCGCCGGGCTGGTGCGGGCGGCCGACCAGACGGTCTGGAGGGACGGCGCCTCCGGCTTCGTACGACGGTCGGTGTCCCCGCCGCACACGGGGCTGCGCGGAGAACTCGTCGAGGGACGGCTCGCGGCCGGCGCCGACATCGCGTACGACCGGCCTCCCGTGCCCGGTCTGGAGCAGCACATCTGGGTGCTCGACGGGGCGCTGGAGGTGACGGCGCGGGACGTCGAGCACCGTCTCGGCACCGGTGACTGCCTCCGACTGCGGGTGTGGGGCCCGACCCGCTTCCGCTGCCCCGGCCCGCAGGACGTGCGGTACGCGCTGGTGGTGGTGAGGCCGTGACCGCCGTCTCCCGGCTGAGCGCGGCCGAAGTCCTCGCCCAGGCCGACGAGTTGGCCGGTCTCCTGGCCGACACCGTGGACGGCGGGGCCTCGGTCGGCTTCCTCGCGCCGCTCGACCGCGCGTCGGCGGTGGCCTGGTGGGAGGGGCGCGCGGCCGAGGTTGCGGCCGGCCACCTCGCGGTGTGGGTGGCGCACAGCGCGGACCGGATGCTCGGCACGGTCGGCCTGGCCTTTCCCGACAAGCCCAACAGCCGCCACCGCGCCGAACTGGTGAAGCTGATGGTGCACCCGGACGGCCGGGGGCGGGGGCTCGGCCGCACGCTGCTGACCACCGCCGAGCTGGCGGCCGCCGCGACCGGGGTGACCCTCCTGCACCTCGACACGGAGACCGACAGCCCGGCCGAGACCCTCTACCTGTCCGCGGGCTGGACCCGCCTCGGAGCGATACCCGACTACGCGACGACTCCCTCGGGCGTACTCCGCCCGACGACGGTCTTCTACAAGCGGGTGGGGGCCGCCACCGCGGCGGCGACGTGAGGTGACGCGCCCCCTCCTCCTCATCCGGGTGGGCCGCGGGCTCCCGGCCGTCCCGCTGATCGCGCAGGTCAGCGGTGGTGTGTCGGTGCCATTGGCTACCGTGCGTCCCATGTCGCCGAACGCCGAAGACGTACGCCGGATCGCCCTGTCCCTGCCGGACACGACGGAGAAGACCGCCTGGAACATGCCCACCTTCCGGGTCGCCGGGAAGATGTTCGCCACCCTGCCCGAGGAGGAGACCTCCATCGCCGTGCGCTGCCCCAAGGAGGAGCGGGACGAACTCGTCCTGGCGGAGCCACGGAAGTTCTGGATCGCCGACCACGAGGCGGGCTTCGCCTGGGTCCGGGTCAGGCTCGCGGCCCTGGAGGACGACGACGAACTCCGTGACATCCTCGCCGACTCCTGGCGGCAGGCCGCCCCGCCCCGACTGCTCGACTCCCACCCGGTGTTGGGGCTCCCCGCGGACCGGTGAAAATCACTCCGCCGCCGGGTGTGCCCCGTGACATGATCCGGGTGCCGGAGCGGAGGCAGGGACGTCCGGTTCGCGGGGGGAGCGCGGGGCGACCGCGGGTGAGGGGCACGGGCGGGATGCACGGGACGTCACCGAGTGGTGAGCCGACGCGGTCCGGATCGCTTACCGACGAGGACGCGGGCGATCCGACGCGGGGCGGCGGTGGGGGTCACGCCGGAGACCCGCCGGCGTGACCGGTCTCGCGCCGGTCTGGTCGCGGGACTTCGCGCTGTTCTTCGTCGCGCGGGCCCTCGCCCGGCTCGGCGACACGATGCTCCCGGTGGCACTCGCCGCCGGACTGCTCCAGCACGGCTACGGGGCGGGAGCCATCGGTCTCGCGATGGCCGCGTCCGCCGCGCCGTTCGCGGGACTGGTGATCTTCGGCGGGGTCATCGCCGACCGGTTCAGCACGCGCAAGCTGATGATCGGGGCCGACCTCGTACGACTGGTCACCCAGGCCCTCGCCGCAGGGCTCTTCTTCGCCGGCCACGTGCTCCTCTGGCAGCTCTGCGTGATCGGCGCGGTCAACGGCGCCGCCGGAGCCGTCTTCCAGCCGGGCGTCGCCAGTACGGTGCCGCGCCTGGCGGCCGACGTGCAGGGGGCGAACGGCGCGATCCGGATCGCCGAGTCCGCCGCGCAGCTCGCGGGCCCCGCCCTCGCGGGACTGCTGGTCGCGTTCTCCTCGGCGGGCGGGGTCTTCGCGGCGCACGCGGCGACGTACGCGCTGAGTGCCCTGTGCCTGCTCCTGCTCCGCCTGCCCCCGGCCGCGCCCGGAAGCCGGCCGCACGGCGGCAGCTTCCGGGGCGATCTCGTCGTGGGCTGGCGGGAGTTCAGAGCGAGGACCTGGCTGTGGGGGGTCATCGTCATCTGGTGCGTGTACATGCTCTTCATCTCGGGTCCCACCGTCCCCCTGGTGGCGACGGAGGTGGTCCGGCGGTACGGCGCGGGCGCCTACGGCCTGATCAACTCGGCGCTCGGCGCCGGCACCGTCGTCGGTGGCCTGCTGGCCCTGCGGCTGCGCCCCCGCCACATGCTGCGGGCCGGCTCGATCGCCCTGTTCGCCTTCGCCTGCTTCCCCGCCGCCGTCGGCGCGGGCCTCGGAGTCCCGGCCATGTCGGCCGGAGCGGTGGCCGCGGGCGCGGGCATGTCGTTCTGGGGCGTCATGTGGGCGACCAGCGTGCAGACCCAGGTCGCTCCCGACGTCCTCAACCGCATCCACGCCTACGACGTCGCGGGTTCCCTGGCGATGATGCCCTTCGGGCAGGCGCTGGCGGGGCCGGCGGCGACGGTCCTCGGCGCCGACAACGTCCTCCTCGTGGCCGGCGCGATGACCCTCGTCGTCTGCACGTCCCTGCTCCTGGTGCCGGCCATCCGCAACCTGCTGCGCGTCGACCCCCGGGCACCGCTCGCGCGTACGTCCCCGGCCGTACGCCGACCGGCGCGGCGCGAGCCGCGCTGAGCCGGCCGGAGTCGCCCCGGCCTACGGCTGCCGTTGACGCCTGCTCCGGGGTGCCCGAGCCCCGGTCGCGGGCGGCTCGGAGTGCTGGAGCCGTC
It encodes:
- a CDS encoding MFS transporter: MTGLAPVWSRDFALFFVARALARLGDTMLPVALAAGLLQHGYGAGAIGLAMAASAAPFAGLVIFGGVIADRFSTRKLMIGADLVRLVTQALAAGLFFAGHVLLWQLCVIGAVNGAAGAVFQPGVASTVPRLAADVQGANGAIRIAESAAQLAGPALAGLLVAFSSAGGVFAAHAATYALSALCLLLLRLPPAAPGSRPHGGSFRGDLVVGWREFRARTWLWGVIVIWCVYMLFISGPTVPLVATEVVRRYGAGAYGLINSALGAGTVVGGLLALRLRPRHMLRAGSIALFAFACFPAAVGAGLGVPAMSAGAVAAGAGMSFWGVMWATSVQTQVAPDVLNRIHAYDVAGSLAMMPFGQALAGPAATVLGADNVLLVAGAMTLVVCTSLLLVPAIRNLLRVDPRAPLARTSPAVRRPARREPR
- a CDS encoding helix-turn-helix domain-containing protein, with product MGTDPQEAVDVRLGARLAELRAERGWSLAELADHSGVSRSTLSRAERAEISPTASLLNRLCAVYGCTMSQLLSEVEAEPAGLVRAADQTVWRDGASGFVRRSVSPPHTGLRGELVEGRLAAGADIAYDRPPVPGLEQHIWVLDGALEVTARDVEHRLGTGDCLRLRVWGPTRFRCPGPQDVRYALVVVRP
- a CDS encoding GNAT family N-acetyltransferase codes for the protein MTAVSRLSAAEVLAQADELAGLLADTVDGGASVGFLAPLDRASAVAWWEGRAAEVAAGHLAVWVAHSADRMLGTVGLAFPDKPNSRHRAELVKLMVHPDGRGRGLGRTLLTTAELAAAATGVTLLHLDTETDSPAETLYLSAGWTRLGAIPDYATTPSGVLRPTTVFYKRVGAATAAAT
- the tdh gene encoding L-threonine 3-dehydrogenase: MKALVKEKAEPGLWLVDVPEPEIGPGDVLIKVLRTGICGTDLHIRNWDGWAQQAITTPLVLGHEFVGEVVATGRDVDDIKAGDRVSGEGHLVCGKCRNCLAGRRHLCRATVGLGVGRDGAFAEYVALPATNVWVHRVPVDLDVAAIFDPFGNAVHTALSFPLVGEDVLITGAGPIGLMAAAVARHAGARNVVVTDVSEERLELARKIGVSLALNVSSATIADGQRELGLREGFDIGLEMSGRAEAMRDMIANMTHGGRIAMLGLPAQEFPVDWSRIVTSMITIKGIYGREMFETWYAMSVLLEGGLDLAPVITGRYGFRDHEAAFAEAAGGRGGKVILDWTL
- a CDS encoding LysR family transcriptional regulator; the encoded protein is MIEARRLHILRAVADHRTVTAAAAALYLTPSAVSQQLTALEQETGHRLVERGAKGVRLTPAGEILLGHTHAVLAQLERAEAELAAYSSGSAGTVTVAAFATGIGLVVAPALARLAVTAPGIHVRVQDAEGDASLPMVLDRQVDIAVAVEYRGAPAADDPRLTHVPLYAEPFDAVVPVTHRLADADEVPLAELAKDPWIGQYPGNPCHDVVVLACENAGFEPRLEHSSDDFRAVVALASADAGVALVPRSALIGMDLTGVVVRPVDGIAPTRRVFAAVRRGAEGHPLIRPVLDALARAATVE
- a CDS encoding glycine C-acetyltransferase, which translates into the protein MFDSVRDDLRTTLDEIRAAGLHKPERVIGTPQSATVSVTSGALPGEVLNFCANNYLGLADHPEVVAAAHEALDRWGYGMASVRFICGTQEVHKELEARLSAFLGQEDTILYSSCFDANGGVFETLLGAEDAVISDALNHASIIDGIRLSKARRFRYANRDMADLEAQLKEASDARRRLIVTDGVFSMDGYVAPLQEICDLADRYDAMVMVDDSHAVGFVGPGGRGTPELHGVMDRVDIITGTLGKALGGASGGYVAARAEIVALLRQRSRPYLFSNTLAPVIAAASLKVLDLLESAGDLRERLAANTALFRSRMTAEGFDILPGDHAIAPVMIGDASVAGRMAELLLERGVYVIGFSYPVVPQGAARIRVQLSAAHSTDDVNRAVDAFVAARAELEG
- a CDS encoding Gfo/Idh/MocA family protein, whose protein sequence is MTDLRLGVLGFGLRGPLALTAHRPGRGSRVSVLAEHDPLLREAAAARIPGVRTVDDHREVVHDPDVDAVLVLTPDHTHADLAGEALRAGKPVFVEKPLDITIERCDAVLRTAFETGTRLYVGHNMRHMPVIRLMRDLVRGGAVGTVKTVWVRHFVGFGGDWYFKDWHAERRFTTGLLLQKGAHDIDVLHWLAGGYTRQVQALGDLMVYGGNPHRREPGEPRSEDWYTEDGHWPPHTQRALNPVIDVEDVSLVNLRLDNGVLAAYQQCHFTPDYWRNYTVIGDAGRLENFGDGPGAVVKVWNSRRSGHRALADAEYPVPEPPEGPEDAGHGGADPLLIDEFLRFVREGGRTDTSPVAARMAVAAGFRATESLRDGGSAREVPALDPELVAYFERGQVPGEGRGRCGAPGIRRVKESCGRV
- a CDS encoding MmcQ/YjbR family DNA-binding protein, coding for MSPNAEDVRRIALSLPDTTEKTAWNMPTFRVAGKMFATLPEEETSIAVRCPKEERDELVLAEPRKFWIADHEAGFAWVRVRLAALEDDDELRDILADSWRQAAPPRLLDSHPVLGLPADR